In one Alnus glutinosa chromosome 14, dhAlnGlut1.1, whole genome shotgun sequence genomic region, the following are encoded:
- the LOC133856489 gene encoding pentatricopeptide repeat-containing protein At5g48730, chloroplastic yields MASLSSPTHPFSPSFNRRPVLSQPILESKPKPKPPYSSSSSSSSSSSSSNTNPENPNALTVTERGQRRLTDIVKLKKREVRERREEVNAKTASKKAISVILRREATKALIEKKKGTNSKRLLPRTVLEALYERITALRWESALKVFELLREQLWYRPNSGVYIKLIVMLGKCKQPDKAHELFQAMIDEGCVVNHESYTALLSAYSRSGLFDEAFSLLEHMKNTLDCQPDVQTYSILIKSCLHHFAFDKVKALLSDMVAQGIRPNTVTYNTLIDAYGKARKFAEMESILVEMLHERDSEPDAWTMNSTIRAFGSNGQIETMEKCYEKFQSAGVQPNIQTFNILLDSYGKAGDYEKMSAVMEYMQKYHYSWTIVTYNVVIDAFGKAGDLKQMEFLFRLMRSERIKPSCVTLCSLVRAYGLAGKPEKIGGVLRFIENSDVALDVVFFNCLVDAYGRMGCFAEMKGVLDMMKQNGCKPDKITYRTMIKAYSVNGMTSYVKELQNLIASVEGTQLEKGKPDFQ; encoded by the exons ATGGCCTCGCTCTCCAGCCCCACCCACCCATTCTCCCCGTCGTTTAATCGGCGACCCGTACTGTCACAGCCCATTCTCGaatccaaacccaaacccaaaccaccctactcctcatcttcttcttcttcttcttcttcttcttcttctaatacTAACCCAGAGAACCCAAATGCACTTACAGTGACCGAGAGAGGCCAAAGAAGACTGACGGACATAGTGAAGCTAAAGAAGCGAGAAGTGagggagaggagagaggaggTGAACGCGAAGACAGCGTCGAAGAAAGCAATCTCTGTGATACTGCGGAGAGAGGCCACCAAGGCCCTCATTGAGAAGAAGAAGGGCACCAACTCCAAGAGGTTGCTTCCAAGGACTGTGCTCGAAGCCCTTTACGAGAGGATCACCGCTTTGCGTTGGGAGTCTGCTCTCAAG GTTTTTGAATTACTACGTGAGCAGCTCTGGTACAGGCCCAACTCTGGAGTGTACATCAAGTTGATTGTGATGCTTGGAAAATGTAAGCAACCTGACAAAGCTCATGAACTCTTCCAAGCCATGATTGATGAAGGCTGTGTTGTGAACCATGAATCCTACACTGCTCTGTTATCTGCCTACAGTAGGAGTGGTCTCTTTGACGAAGCATTTTCCCTCCTCGAGCATATGAAGAATACTCTTGATTGTCAGCCTGATGTGCAGACATACTCGATCCTCATAAAATCATGTCTACACCATTTTGCTTTTGACAAAGTGAAGGCCCTGCTTTCTGACATGGTAGCTCAGGGAATCAGACCAAACACGGTCACATACAATACCCTAATTGATGCCTATGGGAAGGCCAGAAA GTTCGCAGAGATGGAATCAATACTTGTGGAAATGCTCCATGAGCGGGATTCTGAACCTGATGCTTGGACCATGAACTCCACAATCAGAGCCTTTGGCAGCAATGGGCAGATAGAAACAATGGAAAAGTGTTATGAGAAATTTCAGAGTGCTGGGGTCCAACCAAACATTCAGACCTTCAACATTCTCCTAGATTCCTATGGAAAAGCTGGAGATTATGAGAAAATGAGCGCCGTGATGGAATACATGCAGAAGTACCATTACTCTTGGACCATTGTTACCTACAATGTGGTGATAGACGCATTCGGGAAGGCTGGGGATTTGAAACAGATGGAGTTTTTGTTCAGGCTAATGCGGTCAGAGAGGATCAAGCCAAGCTGTGTGACACTCTGCTCACTTGTAAGGGCTTATGGGCTAGCGGGTAAACCTGAAAAGATCGGCGGTGTTTTGCGTTTTATTGAGAATTCGGATGTAGCACTGGATGTTGTGTTTTTCAATTGTTTGGTGGATGCTTATGGGAGGATGGGATGCTTTGCAGAGATGAAGGGAGTTCTTGACATGATGAAGCAGAATGGATGTAAGCCTGATAAGATTACATATAGAACCATGATTAAAGCTTATTCAGTCAATGGGATGACTAGCTATGTGAAGGAGCTCCAAAATCTGATTGCATCTGTTGAAGGAACTCAATTGGAGAAGGGGAAGCCCGACTTTCAGTGA